The Tubulanus polymorphus chromosome 6, tnTubPoly1.2, whole genome shotgun sequence genome includes a region encoding these proteins:
- the LOC141906922 gene encoding 3'-5' exoribonuclease 1-like, protein MAEGGLLQLDVCGEGPDAATVHNWKPRHKPNPQRTVNKDDQRHSYDGPFSDPVYKQISLTNGEVNRMTKLELREQLAKYHMDTRGVKEVLKKRLKNLYKKQKLVKARIANVTKRETPYDYLVIIDFEATCEESNGTNFPHEIIEFPAILLNTNTLKVESEFHEYCRPQKNSKLSPFCTELTGITQEVIDSADAFPDVLQRMESWLSLCSNDGASTYAIVTDGPWDMSRFMQKQCQISEIKFPRWARKWVNVRKTYRNFYGFAKANLRAMLENLGMAFIGKPHSGIDDARNIARVVGHIMADGCSVHVNEKLLAYRLQENAEILYDVVPVLREDEKNDVDDCEIGESGDVPILQRGHTRQQSSSSSHHQQRKQHQQHQVPVKQKSVREKQREEVENILKQDDNNIEDLLFYLNLQNS, encoded by the coding sequence ATGGCAGAAGGAGGCTTATTGCAGTTGGATGTCTGCGGGGAAGGTCCCGATGCGGCAACTGTGCATAACTGGAAACCCCGACATAAACCGAATCCACAGCGGACAGTCAATAAAGATGATCAGAGGCATTCTTACGATGGCCCGTTCAGCGATCCCGTTTACAAACAGATATCGCTGACGAACGGCGAAGTGAACAGAATGACGAAACTGGAGCTACGGGAACAGCTTGCTAAGTATCACATGGACACGCGTGGCGTGAAAGAAGTTCTGAAAAAGCGTCTGAAGAATTTGTACAAAAAACAGAAACTCGTTAAAGCGCGCATCGCGAACGTAACTAAACGTGAAACGCCATACGATTATCTCGTAATCATCGATTTCGAGGCGACCTGTGAGGAAAGTAACGGCACAAACTTTCCGCATGAGATAATCGAGTTTCCGGCCATTTTGCTGAACACTAACACGTTAAAAGTCGAATCGGAGTTTCACGAATATTGCAGGCCGCAGAAGAACTCGAAATTGTCACCGTTCTGCACAGAGTTGACGGGTATTACCCAGGAGGTGATCGACAGCGCCGACGCTTTCCCCGACGTTCTTCAGCGAATGGAATCATGGCTTTCGCTGTGCTCGAACGACGGCGCATCGACGTACGCGATCGTCACCGACGGGCCGTGGGATATGAGTCGATTCATGCAGAAACAATGTCAAATATCGGAGATAAAGTTTCCGCGGTGGGCGCGCAAGTGGGTCAATGTGCGTAAGACGTATCGTAATTTTTACGGATTCGCCAAGGCGAATTTACGCGCGATGCTCGAGAATTTGGGAATGGCATTCATCGGTAAACCGCACAGCGGTATCGACGACGCGCGCAATATTGCGCGAGTCGTCGGTCATATCATGGCCGACGGATGCAGCGTGCACGTCAACGAGAAATTGCTGGCGTATCGTCTACAGGAGAATGCCGAGATTTTGTACGACGTCGTTCCCGTGCTTCGCGAAGATGAGAAAAATGACGTCGACGATTGCGAAATCGGTGAATCGGGCGACGTGCCGATTTTACAGCGCGGGCATACGCGGCAAcagtcgtcatcgtcgtcgcaCCATCAGCAACGGAAACAGCATCAGCAACATCAGGTACCAGTTAAACAGAAATCAGTACGCGAAAAACAACGTGAAGAGGTcgagaatattttgaaacagGATGATAACAACATCGAGGATCTGTTGTTTTAtctaaacttacaaaacagttga